A region from the Gemmatimonadota bacterium genome encodes:
- a CDS encoding histidine phosphatase family protein produces the protein MRRLLLLRHAKSSWDDASLDDFERPLAARGRNDAPRMARYLWENDLLPDVALCSPARRAAETWEAVAPLLGGRVPVEYDRSLYMAAPSTLLRLVQSQPLEHSSVLVLGHNPGLEEAACRLVVDGSERDLERMTLKYPTCALAVIDFPCELWGEVDWGQGRLQRFVRPRDLNG, from the coding sequence ATGAGACGACTGCTGCTACTGCGTCACGCGAAGTCGAGTTGGGATGACGCTTCCTTGGACGACTTCGAGCGTCCGCTCGCCGCGCGGGGGCGCAACGACGCACCGCGGATGGCGCGCTACCTCTGGGAGAACGATCTGCTCCCCGATGTCGCGCTTTGCTCGCCGGCCAGGCGCGCCGCCGAGACCTGGGAAGCCGTCGCGCCGCTCCTGGGCGGACGCGTTCCGGTCGAGTACGATCGCTCACTCTACATGGCCGCGCCCTCCACGCTGTTGCGTCTGGTGCAGTCCCAGCCCCTCGAGCATTCCAGTGTGCTCGTGCTCGGGCACAATCCGGGATTGGAGGAGGCGGCCTGCCGTCTCGTGGTCGACGGGTCCGAGCGGGATCTGGAGCGCATGACCCTCAAGTATCCGACGTGCGCGTTGGCGGTGATCGACTTCCCCTGTGAGTTGTGGGGAGAGGTGGATTGGGGCCAGGGACGCTTGCAGCGTTTCGTACGCCCCAGGGACCTGAACGGCTAG
- a CDS encoding carboxypeptidase-like regulatory domain-containing protein — translation MRRTTSAWMMVWVALAATPAAAQIRGRVTDTEGTPLRDVLVEAWSSSDRLAGTRTDAEGRFTFTRPIAERAHSLYLYRYGYQAIRPRVEPGLVDYELRMAADPVVIEGLVVDVAQPVCRPDEDGEARALWEAASARYDRSLERLGIATYLASTIVALPVSELGPVRVDQPGTEQRGSAPLFRASWRRRVERSGYARRLSAPSPDGMFEAWGYPPLEADFSTHFVDPVFGKLHRFTIEDTTSEGWLIRFCPRNEGKPSIRGILKIAPDTTVAYAEWSFDTPEPAEGAGGRVVFASAAPGGRRWALPTEGMFWRRGDGGKYRERYQRYEGWLVSPGDSVPFLPVREGVRASR, via the coding sequence ATGAGACGGACCACGTCGGCCTGGATGATGGTGTGGGTGGCTCTGGCCGCGACCCCAGCGGCCGCGCAGATCCGCGGGCGCGTCACGGACACGGAGGGCACTCCACTTCGGGACGTGCTGGTGGAAGCGTGGAGCTCGTCGGACCGCCTGGCGGGGACGCGGACCGACGCAGAGGGGCGCTTCACGTTCACGCGTCCCATCGCTGAACGCGCCCACAGCCTCTACCTCTATCGCTACGGCTACCAGGCGATCCGCCCGCGCGTGGAGCCGGGTCTGGTCGACTACGAGCTCCGCATGGCTGCGGATCCGGTGGTCATCGAGGGTTTGGTGGTGGATGTGGCCCAGCCAGTGTGCCGGCCCGACGAGGACGGCGAGGCCCGGGCGCTGTGGGAGGCCGCCAGCGCGCGCTACGATCGGTCGCTGGAGCGTCTCGGGATCGCCACCTATCTGGCGTCCACCATCGTGGCGCTGCCCGTGTCCGAATTGGGTCCCGTGCGGGTCGATCAACCCGGCACGGAGCAACGGGGCTCGGCTCCGCTCTTCCGCGCCAGTTGGCGCCGCCGCGTGGAGCGCAGCGGCTACGCGCGGCGGCTCTCCGCTCCGAGCCCAGACGGCATGTTCGAGGCCTGGGGGTACCCGCCGCTGGAGGCGGACTTCTCCACGCACTTCGTGGATCCGGTCTTCGGGAAGCTGCATCGCTTCACCATCGAGGACACCACCTCCGAGGGGTGGCTGATCCGCTTCTGTCCGCGGAACGAGGGAAAGCCCTCCATCCGGGGGATCCTCAAGATCGCGCCGGATACGACGGTGGCCTACGCGGAGTGGTCCTTCGATACGCCGGAGCCCGCGGAGGGCGCAGGCGGCAGAGTCGTGTTCGCCAGCGCCGCCCCGGGTGGACGCCGGTGGGCGTTGCCCACCGAGGGGATGTTCTGGCGACGCGGCGACGGAGGGAAATACCGGGAGCGCTACCAGCGCTACGAGGGTTGGCTGGTCTCTCCGGGCGACTCGGTTCCCTTCTTGCCGGTCCGGGAGGGCGTGCGCGCGTCCAGGTGA
- the ligD gene encoding DNA ligase D has translation MPARNPDRLKPYRAKRSPAATPEPFGGRALPGANRFVVQMHAASRLHYDLRLELNGVLLSWAVPRGPSPNPADKRLAVHTEDHPLEYVDFEGVIPEGNYGAGGVIVWDTGTWIPLEDPDVGLESGKLLFNLRGYKLQGRWTLVRTKTDWLLIKERDGWVREEGTELYSPQSIFSGLTAEQVASGFSPRPALRAEAERLGAPAADLDPRSVSMMFAEARPQAFTREGWIFEIKYDGYRLLGHQAEGRARLISRNGNDLTATFPELERALRGLPYEGVLLDGEAVVHDEQGLPSFQRLQKRGRLQRKTDILRASVELPAQLYAFDLLALEGFDLRSLPLIERKALLQRILPPVGPIRYSDHVETHGEAMFAHASRMHLEGIVGKDAGSPYVRGRSAKWIKVRVEQTDDFVVVGFTDGKGSRDGFGALHLGQYDEDGSLVYAGRVGTGFDQKTTRSLRDALDELGTAEPPEHGPVPRGASHHWVAPEMVVEVRYKEVTDDGMLRHPAFLRLREDKPPGDCIRREHVGALEEPVEVKDDAVVRVVHYSNLDKVFWPDEGYTKGDLIEYYRTIAPWLLPYLADRPLVLTRYPDGIEGKSFYQKNAPDFAPDWLRIESIWSEGSEKELRYFVCDDLESLLYVANSAAIPLHVWSSRVATLQAPDWCILDLDPKEAPFSDVVRCAKLIRSVTEEIDLPAFVKTSGSTGLHVLLPLGGRCTYEQSRTMGELLARVVVQELPEQATITRNPKKREGKVYIDYLQNRPGQLLVAPFSVRPLPGAPVSTPLHWREVGSKLDLKDHTIRTVPARLRRQRSDPFEGLLDLKPDLVGALSRLAARFRG, from the coding sequence ATGCCGGCAAGAAACCCCGACCGCCTAAAGCCATACCGCGCAAAGCGATCGCCCGCGGCCACCCCGGAGCCCTTCGGCGGCCGCGCGCTTCCGGGCGCCAACCGCTTCGTGGTCCAGATGCATGCGGCCTCCCGGCTGCACTACGACCTGCGCCTGGAGTTGAACGGCGTGCTGCTCTCCTGGGCCGTTCCCCGGGGGCCCTCCCCCAACCCTGCGGACAAGCGCCTGGCCGTGCACACCGAGGACCATCCGCTCGAGTACGTGGACTTCGAGGGGGTCATCCCGGAGGGGAACTACGGGGCCGGCGGGGTGATCGTCTGGGACACCGGCACCTGGATCCCCCTGGAGGACCCGGACGTCGGCCTGGAAAGCGGCAAGCTCCTCTTCAACCTGCGAGGCTACAAGCTCCAGGGCCGCTGGACCCTCGTGCGCACCAAGACCGACTGGCTCCTGATCAAGGAGCGGGACGGCTGGGTGCGCGAAGAAGGAACCGAGCTCTATTCGCCCCAGTCCATCTTCTCCGGACTGACCGCCGAACAGGTGGCCAGCGGTTTCAGTCCTCGGCCAGCCCTGCGCGCCGAGGCGGAGCGCCTGGGCGCTCCCGCAGCGGATCTGGATCCGCGCAGCGTCTCGATGATGTTCGCCGAGGCACGCCCGCAGGCATTCACGCGCGAGGGCTGGATCTTCGAGATCAAGTACGACGGGTACCGACTGCTCGGGCACCAGGCCGAGGGACGCGCGCGTTTGATCTCCCGCAACGGGAACGACCTCACCGCCACGTTCCCCGAGTTGGAGCGCGCGCTCCGTGGCCTTCCCTACGAGGGTGTGCTGCTCGATGGCGAGGCGGTCGTCCACGACGAGCAGGGGCTGCCCAGCTTCCAGCGCTTACAGAAGCGGGGGCGGCTCCAGCGCAAGACCGACATCCTGCGCGCCTCCGTGGAGCTGCCAGCGCAACTCTACGCCTTCGATCTGCTGGCTCTGGAAGGGTTCGATCTGCGCTCGCTGCCGTTGATCGAGCGGAAGGCGCTCCTGCAGCGGATCCTGCCCCCCGTCGGACCGATCCGGTATTCGGACCACGTCGAGACACACGGTGAAGCGATGTTCGCACACGCGTCCCGCATGCACCTCGAGGGCATCGTGGGCAAGGATGCCGGGTCCCCCTACGTGCGGGGCCGCTCGGCCAAGTGGATCAAGGTGCGCGTCGAGCAGACCGACGACTTCGTGGTGGTGGGCTTCACCGACGGAAAAGGCTCCCGCGATGGATTCGGAGCGCTGCACCTGGGGCAGTACGACGAGGATGGATCGCTCGTGTACGCGGGGCGCGTGGGGACCGGGTTCGATCAGAAGACGACGCGTTCCCTTCGCGACGCCCTGGACGAGCTCGGGACGGCGGAGCCCCCGGAACACGGGCCCGTGCCGCGGGGCGCTTCGCACCACTGGGTCGCCCCGGAGATGGTGGTCGAGGTCCGCTACAAGGAGGTCACCGACGACGGCATGCTCCGCCACCCGGCCTTCCTGCGACTTCGGGAGGACAAGCCCCCCGGAGACTGCATCCGGCGCGAGCACGTGGGCGCGCTGGAGGAGCCCGTCGAGGTCAAGGACGACGCGGTGGTGCGCGTGGTGCACTACAGCAACCTCGACAAGGTGTTCTGGCCCGACGAGGGCTACACGAAGGGAGACCTCATCGAGTATTACCGGACCATCGCTCCCTGGTTGCTCCCCTATCTCGCAGACCGTCCGCTCGTGCTCACTCGCTATCCGGACGGAATCGAAGGCAAGTCGTTCTACCAGAAGAACGCTCCGGACTTCGCTCCGGACTGGTTGCGCATCGAGTCCATCTGGAGCGAGGGCTCCGAGAAGGAACTGCGCTACTTCGTGTGCGACGATCTGGAGTCGCTGCTCTACGTAGCCAACTCCGCCGCCATTCCCCTGCACGTCTGGTCCAGCCGGGTGGCCACGCTGCAAGCCCCAGACTGGTGCATCCTGGATCTCGATCCCAAGGAGGCGCCCTTCAGCGATGTCGTCCGCTGTGCCAAGCTGATCCGCTCGGTCACCGAGGAGATCGATCTGCCGGCCTTCGTGAAGACGTCGGGATCGACCGGACTGCACGTGTTGCTTCCGCTGGGTGGACGCTGCACCTACGAGCAATCCCGGACCATGGGCGAGCTGCTGGCCCGCGTTGTGGTGCAGGAGCTCCCCGAACAGGCGACGATCACCCGCAACCCCAAGAAGCGAGAGGGAAAGGTCTACATCGACTACCTGCAGAACCGCCCCGGTCAGCTTCTGGTGGCGCCGTTCTCCGTGCGGCCACTCCCGGGAGCTCCCGTGTCGACGCCCCTGCACTGGCGAGAGGTGGGCTCCAAGCTCGACCTCAAGGACCACACCATTCGCACTGTTCCGGCACGCCTGCGCCGGCAGCGCAGTGACCCCTTCGAGGGTCTGCTCGATCTCAAGCCGGACCTGGTGGGCGCGCTGTCGCGGCTGGCCGCGCGCTTCCGGGGTTAG
- a CDS encoding Zn-dependent hydrolase, translated as MNATRSWTRREFVAGVGAAWAGFGLPWRPDVVAPLRVDADRLLSFFHGLERYGATPAGGISRVAYGDADLAARAAVADHMRAAGLDVSVDVAGNLIGRTSGSADLPPLVVGSHIDSVPDGGNFDGQVGSAGALEVAHALREHGVRLRHPLEVIVFPNEEGGKTGSRALAGEVGAEELTLMTASGFSIGEGTRRIGGDPDRLREAARAPGSVAAFFELHVEQGGVLDARGVPIGVVEGIVGIRRWRVSVEGHQNHAGTTPMSDRTDALVIASRIVVAIDELMKTTPGTHVGTVGRIEAFPGAPNVIAGRVEHTLEIRDLRMEVIDQLFEQVRIRSEAIAGAAGGAVRFEPFYISHAAPTAEPLRRHIEDAADAVGLVHLRMPSGAGHDAQSMARLGPIGMIFVPSTGGISHSPAEHTDDARIVEGTEVLLNALLAADAD; from the coding sequence GTGAATGCGACCCGGTCCTGGACCCGTCGCGAGTTCGTGGCGGGCGTAGGGGCGGCCTGGGCCGGCTTCGGCCTGCCCTGGCGCCCGGATGTAGTCGCTCCCCTGCGCGTCGATGCCGATCGGCTGCTGTCCTTCTTCCACGGCCTCGAGCGCTACGGCGCCACGCCCGCGGGGGGCATCAGTCGGGTGGCCTATGGCGATGCGGATCTGGCGGCCCGGGCAGCCGTTGCCGACCACATGCGCGCGGCCGGTCTCGACGTGTCCGTCGATGTGGCCGGCAACCTGATCGGCCGGACGTCAGGCTCCGCCGATCTGCCCCCACTGGTGGTGGGCTCTCACATCGACTCGGTACCGGACGGAGGAAACTTCGACGGCCAGGTCGGATCGGCGGGGGCGTTGGAGGTAGCCCACGCGCTGCGCGAACACGGAGTGCGCCTCCGCCATCCTCTGGAAGTGATCGTCTTCCCCAACGAGGAGGGGGGGAAGACGGGATCGCGAGCCCTCGCCGGGGAGGTGGGAGCAGAGGAGCTGACGCTGATGACGGCCAGCGGGTTCTCGATCGGGGAGGGGACCCGACGCATCGGGGGAGACCCCGACCGCCTCCGCGAAGCAGCGCGTGCGCCCGGGAGTGTGGCTGCGTTCTTCGAGTTGCATGTCGAGCAGGGCGGTGTCCTGGACGCACGAGGCGTTCCGATCGGCGTGGTGGAGGGGATCGTCGGCATCCGGCGCTGGCGGGTGAGCGTGGAGGGTCACCAGAACCACGCCGGCACCACTCCCATGTCAGACCGTACCGACGCGCTGGTGATCGCGTCCCGCATCGTCGTCGCGATCGACGAGCTCATGAAGACCACGCCTGGCACCCACGTCGGGACGGTCGGACGGATCGAGGCCTTCCCCGGTGCGCCCAACGTCATCGCCGGCCGCGTCGAGCACACGCTCGAGATACGGGACCTGCGGATGGAGGTCATCGACCAGCTCTTCGAGCAGGTGAGGATCAGGTCGGAGGCGATCGCCGGCGCTGCGGGTGGCGCTGTTCGCTTTGAACCCTTCTACATCAGCCACGCGGCACCGACGGCCGAGCCGCTCCGGCGACATATCGAGGACGCGGCGGATGCAGTGGGGCTGGTGCACCTGCGCATGCCCAGCGGTGCCGGGCACGACGCACAGAGCATGGCGCGGCTGGGGCCGATCGGCATGATCTTCGTGCCCAGCACCGGGGGCATCAGCCATTCGCCTGCCGAGCACACCGACGACGCCCGTATCGTGGAGGGTACCGAGGTGTTGCTGAACGCGCTGCTCGCGGCAGACGCGGACTGA